The following are encoded in a window of Spodoptera frugiperda isolate SF20-4 chromosome 3, AGI-APGP_CSIRO_Sfru_2.0, whole genome shotgun sequence genomic DNA:
- the LOC118273860 gene encoding alcohol dehydrogenase 2-like codes for MAEWDANNKTFLITGGASGLGALYAEAFLKEGAKNVAILDIAESLGKAKAENLNKTYGNKVIFVKCDVSKEEDIVSAWDSVLAQFKQIDVIVNNAGIMVDAPSVWRTASDVNWQGLVSFTLKGIKHMKKDEGGAGGTIMNIASTVAFMKLGAFPIYSGSKMAVLHFSQCIAMPPFFEITGVRVVTLCLGPTDTALLENLGPKAYDPKVGQLMMDVIESQKHKVVYQKPESAVKVLVEMYKTGPPASMWLSLDNKPGQNITPTIDRAFKDFENLLKP; via the exons ATGGCGGAGTGGGACGctaataataaaacctttttgatTACTGGTGGAGCTTCAGGCTTGGGCGCGCTGTATGCTGAAGCATTCCTCAAGGAAGGTGCAAAG AATGTAGCAATCCTCGACATTGCCGAGAGCCTAGGCAAAGCCAAAGCTGAAAATTTGAATAAGACCTACGGCAATAAAGTAATATTCGTGAAATGTGACGTGAGCAAGGAGGAGGACATCGTGAGTGCGTGGGACTCCGTGCTGGCTCAGTTCAAGCAGATTGACGTCATCGTCAACAATGCTGGCATCATGGTGGATGCTCCTAGCGTGTGGAGAACTGCTTCCGATGTTAATTGG CAAGGATTAGTCTCCTTCACATTGAAAGGCATCAAGCACATGAAGAAGGATGAGGGTGGGGCTGGTGGAACCATCATGAACATTGCTTCAACAGTGGCATTCATGAAACTGGGGGCATTTCCCATCTACAGTGGCTCCAAAATGGCTGTATTGCACTTCAGTCAATGTATAGCG ATGCCACCATTCTTCGAGATCACTGGAGTAAGAGTTGTAACCTTATGCCTCGGTCCTACTGACACTGCATTGCTGGAGAACTTGGGACCGAAGGCGTATGACCCTAAGGTCGGTCAATTAATGATGGATGTCATTGAGAGTCAGAAACACAAAGTTGTGTATCAAAA ACCAGAATCAGCAGTTAAAGTCCTAGTGGAGATGTACAAAACTGGCCCTCCGGCGTCAATGTGGCTGTCCTTGGATAACAAACCTGGTCAGAATATTACTCCAACCATTGATCGAGCATTCAAGGATTTTGAGAATCTCCTTAAACCATAG
- the LOC118274338 gene encoding alcohol dehydrogenase-like has translation MWDVKDKTFVITGGASGLGADYAKACLEHGAKNVAILDIAENLGNATAEQLNNTFDNKVIFVKCDVSKEEDIVSAWDSVLAQFKQIDVIVNNAGIMVDAPSVWRTATTVNWQGLVSFTLKGVSHMRKDEGGAGGTILNVASILGLTKLAYLPIYCGAKMAVVHFSQCLAMDPFYDNTGVRVMTMCLGSTDTPLAHNLETKAWDPKLGNEMVVKITNQFICQKRESAVDAFIKMLTDGTPGSTWLSLDDKPARDITSAIDNAFIQFEKVMSE, from the exons ATGTGGGACGTTAAAGATAAAACGTTTGTTATTACGGGAGGTGCTTCCGGACTTGGTGCGGACTATGCGAAGGCTTGTTTGGAACATGGAGctaag AATGTAGCCATCCTAGATATAGCTGAAAACCTAGGTAATGCAACAGCTGAACAACTGAACAATACTTTTGACAATAAAGTGATATTCGTGAAATGTGACGTGAGCAAGGAGGAGGACATCGTGAGTGCGTGGGACTCCGTGCTGGCTCAGTTCAAGCAGATTGACGTCATCGTCAACAATGCTGGCATCATGGTGGATGCTCCTAGCGTGTGGAGAACTGCTACTACTGTTAATTGG CAAGGGTTGGTCTCCTTCACATTAAAAGGCGTCAGTCACATGAGGAAGGACGAGGGTGGAGCTGGTGGGACTATTTTAAACGTCGCTTCCATTTTGGGTCTAACGAAACTGGCGTATTTGCCAATCTACTGCGGTGCTAAAATGGCGGTTGTGCACTTCAGTCAATGTTTAGCG ATGGATCCATTCTACGACAATACTGGTGTGAGAGTAATGACAATGTGTTTAGGATCCACCGACACACCGTTGGCGCATAATTTAGAAACCAAGGCTTGGGACCCGAAACTTGGAAACGAAATGGTTGTCAAAATTACAAACCAGTTTATATGtcaaaa AAGGGAATCAGCAGTCGATGCCttcattaaaatgttaacaGATGGTACTCCAGGCTCTACTTGGCTATCTCTTGACGACAAACCGGCTCGAGACATCACATCTGCCATTGATAACGCATTCATACAATTTGAGAAAGTTATGTCGGAATAA